The Candidatus Syntrophosphaera sp. DNA window GATTCAATGCATTAAGCACCGTGTCCTGCCACCAGTTATCACTAAGCTCTGGTAGTAATAGTGTTAGATACTTAGCAAGTTCGTGAGTCGTTGAGTCTTGTATGTCGTACATTCTTGTCCCCTCAAATGGTCACTAATGACCAACCTAATTCTTCAAGCTTTTTGTGTGCAGTTGTAGGAATCCTGTCTATATGAAATGCGGCACATAAAAAATGGGTAGGTCTGCTCATTGCAACATATGCCACCTTTAAGGCGCAATTTCTATACTTGCCGTCATTAGATGAGAAAGTCCTATCCCCAGTCAAGTAATCAAGGAGTTGATTGCCGTTGAAATCATAGCTAAAGCACTCCAAGAATAGCGTTGCAGTGTGCGTTTGACCTTTCACCGAGTGGACTGTCCCAACTTGTATATCAATGCCATTTGATGAGAAGACATTACTCACAGAGGAGGTGTTTTCCATTTGTTCTATTGGATTAGTGATGAATCTATCAACTTGAGCTTCTTCAATCGCAAAATGTGGGAGCCAGGTTTCTTTCAGATATTGAATTATCTGCTCAAACACACAATTAGGATATGCATCATTTCTATGAGAGCATGTTGTGTCGTCACAGGCATGTTTGCTGATTTGCTTTACCCATAATGCCAAATCAGATTTGAACTCAGAATGGAATTCTTCATGGGTCTTGAGATATTCATACAGTGAACTTTTGGTGTATCGCTTACCGCTTGAAGGATTGGTTATATCTCCTTCGCTCAGGACTCTCAGGAAAGAACTTAAAAGCGAATCTGAAATCATTTGGGGGGTCACATTCGATCGTGAACCAGCTGATTTTACCAGATAATTCTTTAGCGAGTTGTAGATTGGGTTGCCTGACCTTACTGGCCTATGGTAATCGGGGAAATATGACCTAATACTAGTCTTATTCAATCCAGCTGCAGTTTTTCCTTCATTATCATGGGTCCAACCAACTGCATAGTATAGTGGAAGTTTACCTATTTCAGCAATCTCCTGCTTCCATAGGTCTTCCCGTTCCTTGATCAATTCACTAAACTTACTAAGCACAACTGATTGTGAATCATCATCATACAAGATAATTACTGGCGAGAGGAGACAGTCGGTTCCTCGATCAACACCATTGAGGCTTGCCTCGGGTTTGACGCACACTTTGTGAATAGATTGTGCAATTTGGTTAGAGATTCTCTGTGATGATGATATGGTAATAATCTTATCTGATAATCCCCAAGCAACATCATCCGAAACTACAAGGTCATAAATTGCCTGATTGGGGTCACCTATCCTCTGCTTCACTACACTGTCATTGAAAACTCTATTTAACAGGTCATTTTGTCTTTTATCGGTGTCTTGCATCTCATCGATAAAAAGGTAGCTAAATCTTGTGCATATTGACTCAGGTAACCCCGGGTGTTTTGCTATATAGTTTTCTGCAAACAGGTATGCTTCATCATATCTAATAATGCCATCTTCGATGAGATGTTTTTTTACTGATAGAAGTTCTTTATAACTCTCAGTCTGCTTACCAATCTTGAGTGAAGATGTCTTTCCATCAGAGGATAACATGATTTCATCTAAGGATGTCAAAATAAGCTTAGCAATAATATCAATATACTGCCTCGATACCCAAGTTCTGGTCGTTGGTTTCAACCTCTTCCAAAATATGCTCTCTGCAAGAGATGAGTCAATGGTTACGTTTCTATGCCCATATTCTTCAACAAATGCAGGGATTGCTAAGAATTTGTCGACAAAGCTCTGTATAGTCCCAAAAAAGTTCGGATACGTAAACAACACCGAGCTGGCTTTTCCCATTCTCCGCTTGATCTCATCGATGGCAACATTTGTATGAGTCAAAACACAGATTCCCTTGTTGAATTCAAAGGGCATGTATTTTGAGAGAATGAATAGCTTAGCTAATAATGCTGTTGTTTTGCCACTACCCGGACAAGCCACCACATCAGTTGACTCTAGGCATTTGATAAAGTTAACTGATTCTGGGTCAAAATTACACTCATTTGGTAGAAAGAGCTTTTCCGCTTCGGTTAAATGCGAAAGGATGCCAAGTTCGCTTAACTCTGCCATGGGCTTACCCTAGATACCCTTACCACAAGAAAACTTAATGGCATTTACCATGTATTTCAATTGATCATCATTTTCAATGGCTTCTCTCAAGTCG harbors:
- a CDS encoding UvrD-helicase domain-containing protein, whose translation is MAELSELGILSHLTEAEKLFLPNECNFDPESVNFIKCLESTDVVACPGSGKTTALLAKLFILSKYMPFEFNKGICVLTHTNVAIDEIKRRMGKASSVLFTYPNFFGTIQSFVDKFLAIPAFVEEYGHRNVTIDSSLAESIFWKRLKPTTRTWVSRQYIDIIAKLILTSLDEIMLSSDGKTSSLKIGKQTESYKELLSVKKHLIEDGIIRYDEAYLFAENYIAKHPGLPESICTRFSYLFIDEMQDTDKRQNDLLNRVFNDSVVKQRIGDPNQAIYDLVVSDDVAWGLSDKIITISSSQRISNQIAQSIHKVCVKPEASLNGVDRGTDCLLSPVIILYDDDSQSVVLSKFSELIKEREDLWKQEIAEIGKLPLYYAVGWTHDNEGKTAAGLNKTSIRSYFPDYHRPVRSGNPIYNSLKNYLVKSAGSRSNVTPQMISDSLLSSFLRVLSEGDITNPSSGKRYTKSSLYEYLKTHEEFHSEFKSDLALWVKQISKHACDDTTCSHRNDAYPNCVFEQIIQYLKETWLPHFAIEEAQVDRFITNPIEQMENTSSVSNVFSSNGIDIQVGTVHSVKGQTHTATLFLECFSYDFNGNQLLDYLTGDRTFSSNDGKYRNCALKVAYVAMSRPTHFLCAAFHIDRIPTTAHKKLEELGWSLVTI